One part of the Terrimicrobium sacchariphilum genome encodes these proteins:
- a CDS encoding YdeI/OmpD-associated family protein gives MNRKVDLYIAQAKSWREETEALREIALGWGLTEELKWGKPCYSFAGSNVAIIQGFKGYCALLFCKGALLKDVAGILVRPGENTQAARQARFMSAREIAEKADLLKAYLCEAIAVEKAGTQVRYKETADFAVPEELTAMMKKEPALKEAFAALTPGRQRGYLLYFAGAKQSATRTARIEKCRDQILAGKGLRD, from the coding sequence ATGAACCGCAAGGTCGACTTATACATTGCCCAAGCGAAGTCGTGGCGTGAGGAGACAGAGGCTTTGCGGGAGATTGCGCTGGGTTGGGGATTGACGGAAGAACTGAAGTGGGGAAAGCCGTGTTACTCCTTTGCGGGGAGCAATGTGGCGATCATTCAGGGATTTAAGGGGTATTGTGCGCTGCTGTTTTGCAAGGGAGCGCTGCTGAAGGATGTTGCGGGAATATTGGTGCGGCCGGGAGAGAATACGCAGGCGGCGCGGCAGGCGCGGTTTATGAGTGCGCGGGAGATCGCGGAGAAGGCGGATTTGCTGAAGGCTTATCTGTGCGAGGCCATCGCAGTGGAGAAGGCTGGGACGCAGGTGCGGTACAAGGAGACGGCTGATTTTGCGGTGCCGGAGGAACTGACTGCGATGATGAAGAAGGAACCTGCTTTAAAGGAGGCTTTCGCGGCGCTCACGCCCGGGCGGCAGCGCGGATACCTGCTGTATTTCGCCGGGGCGAAACAATCGGCCACACGGACGGCGCGGATCGAGAAGTGCCGGGACCAGATCCTCGCGGGCAAGGGATTGCGGGACTAA
- a CDS encoding SecDF P1 head subdomain-containing protein yields the protein MKSPLLALVVLIAAFAEVRAAEPSVVFAKVLKERSSSTREMSYEFSGKTFLLHVEMTPIVADADFERAEILPDGMLKLWLTEAGEKKFDEVVKDWYQKQIAIVINGRVVCAPSLEATSFGREFTISHNLPREEVKALVASFPRKGGQ from the coding sequence ATGAAATCCCCTCTCCTCGCCCTCGTGGTATTGATCGCGGCTTTCGCCGAAGTGCGGGCGGCGGAGCCATCGGTGGTGTTTGCCAAGGTGCTGAAGGAGCGAAGCTCCTCTACGCGGGAGATGAGTTACGAGTTCAGCGGGAAGACCTTCTTGTTGCACGTCGAAATGACGCCGATCGTGGCGGATGCGGATTTTGAGCGGGCGGAGATTCTACCCGATGGGATGCTGAAGCTGTGGCTGACGGAGGCGGGGGAGAAGAAATTCGATGAAGTGGTCAAGGATTGGTACCAGAAGCAGATCGCCATCGTGATCAATGGCCGGGTCGTGTGTGCGCCCTCGCTGGAGGCAACATCGTTCGGGCGGGAGTTTACGATTTCCCACAATCTGCCGCGCGAGGAGGTGAAGGCACTGGTGGCGAGTTTTCCCCGGAAGGGCGGGCAGTAA
- a CDS encoding DUF1294 domain-containing protein produces MADPKPRALVPRAVAPRVATPRAVASRAVPPRFTRNRKPLRSGQKGPRRPERPTLSWLVAGLMLCVLMGLPGLAAIKLSQHVPGYGLLGYFVVVSVLAFIFCASDKRQAKDRQWRTPENFLHFFELIGGWPGSFAAQHRFRHKVKKTGYQFVFWLIVAGYQLVALDYLADWRLSLGLRDGIARGVSALNSEG; encoded by the coding sequence ATGGCTGATCCGAAACCGCGAGCACTGGTTCCCCGCGCGGTCGCGCCTCGAGTCGCGACGCCCCGCGCGGTCGCGTCTCGCGCTGTCCCTCCGCGGTTCACGAGGAATCGCAAGCCGCTGCGCTCCGGCCAGAAAGGACCGAGGCGACCGGAACGGCCGACGCTTTCGTGGCTGGTGGCGGGGCTGATGCTGTGTGTGTTGATGGGGTTGCCGGGGCTGGCGGCGATCAAGCTTTCGCAGCATGTGCCGGGCTATGGGCTGCTGGGGTATTTTGTCGTGGTGTCGGTGCTGGCGTTTATTTTCTGCGCCTCGGACAAGCGGCAGGCAAAGGACCGCCAGTGGCGGACTCCGGAAAACTTCCTTCACTTCTTTGAGCTGATCGGGGGCTGGCCGGGGTCGTTCGCGGCGCAGCATCGCTTCCGGCACAAGGTGAAGAAGACGGGCTATCAGTTCGTCTTTTGGCTGATCGTGGCAGGATATCAACTCGTGGCGCTCGACTATCTGGCCGACTGGCGGCTTTCGCTGGGGCTGAGGGACGGGATTGCCCGGGGAGTTTCCGCATTGAATTCCGAAGGCTAA
- a CDS encoding response regulator transcription factor has translation MKSLSLLLVEDQVMFLDLLQSMLKTIRAIDRVGTACTLGDARDLCVTHDYDLIISDYMLPDGSAHDLIRDVHRLKPDQDFIILSALPVPEGISENGSPRVYWIDKNNTFHSLKDRIDSLFGSRVKGDDLPVSRLTGREREVLQLIGGGFTSKEIAGRLALSVQTIETHRKSIAKKLGMSGAELVSYGTIFFRS, from the coding sequence ATGAAATCTCTTTCCCTCCTTCTCGTCGAGGATCAGGTCATGTTCCTGGATCTCCTCCAGTCCATGCTGAAGACCATTCGCGCGATCGACCGAGTAGGCACGGCCTGCACGCTCGGCGATGCTCGGGACCTCTGTGTGACCCACGACTACGATCTCATTATTTCCGATTACATGCTGCCCGACGGCAGCGCTCACGATCTGATCCGTGACGTGCACCGGCTGAAACCTGATCAGGATTTCATTATCCTCTCGGCGCTCCCGGTACCGGAGGGCATCTCCGAGAACGGTTCGCCCAGAGTCTATTGGATCGACAAAAACAACACCTTTCATTCCCTCAAGGACCGGATCGATTCGCTTTTTGGTTCGCGAGTCAAGGGTGACGACCTGCCGGTTTCCCGTCTCACCGGGCGGGAACGCGAGGTTCTCCAGCTTATCGGAGGAGGTTTTACCAGCAAGGAGATCGCTGGACGTCTCGCTCTGTCCGTCCAGACCATCGAGACCCATCGCAAATCCATCGCCAAGAAGCTCGGCATGTCCGGTGCCGAGCTCGTGAGCTACGGCACGATATTCTTTCGCAGCTGA
- a CDS encoding hybrid sensor histidine kinase/response regulator, which translates to MALIYLVEDDEQLREYATLILSLHDHVVRSFAGGAEVLLACDSILPDLVLCDVRLPGLSGFQILERFRLLEAARHIPFIFISAHVEREQIRKGMNLGADDYLTKPFTESELVDVVRTRLALHDKRRRSIETHLAEMNARALRCLSHEIRTPLNGVMGGLELMQMDKPDAAPEELGIVATSAVRLERTLLRYLSFMEAASDSLPLRSQELVDVDTLVAEVASRIAESCSRLGDLVVHAGCKLHTFYARELSQAVEELVDNAFQFSAEGSEVQVIASASHQILSIEVRDLGIGMSDDDFAAIAPFRRFVNSYSDDMAMGVGLSIARKLVSKMQGELTLSRRNPHGVAARIELPAFPLGIPS; encoded by the coding sequence ATGGCACTCATTTACTTGGTCGAGGATGACGAGCAGTTGCGGGAATACGCGACGCTCATTCTTTCCCTGCACGATCATGTTGTGAGATCCTTCGCAGGCGGTGCGGAGGTGTTGTTGGCATGCGACTCGATCCTGCCCGACCTCGTCCTGTGCGATGTGAGACTCCCGGGGCTCTCGGGGTTTCAGATTCTTGAGCGATTCCGCCTCCTTGAGGCGGCGCGGCACATTCCCTTCATCTTCATCAGCGCTCATGTCGAGCGCGAGCAGATACGCAAGGGAATGAATCTCGGAGCCGACGACTACCTGACGAAGCCTTTTACCGAAAGTGAGCTGGTCGACGTGGTGCGTACGCGGCTCGCTCTCCATGACAAAAGGCGCCGGTCTATCGAGACTCACCTCGCCGAGATGAATGCCCGGGCGCTACGTTGTCTATCCCATGAGATTCGAACGCCGCTCAACGGTGTGATGGGCGGGCTGGAGCTCATGCAGATGGACAAGCCCGACGCTGCACCGGAGGAACTCGGTATTGTCGCTACGTCTGCCGTTCGCCTCGAGCGCACCCTGCTGCGGTATCTTTCCTTCATGGAGGCAGCCAGCGATTCTCTCCCGCTACGGTCTCAGGAACTCGTCGATGTCGATACGCTCGTAGCTGAGGTCGCCTCCCGCATCGCAGAATCCTGCTCGCGCCTCGGCGACCTCGTGGTGCATGCTGGCTGCAAGCTGCACACCTTTTACGCTCGCGAACTATCCCAGGCGGTGGAGGAACTCGTGGACAATGCCTTTCAATTTTCCGCTGAGGGTAGTGAGGTGCAGGTCATTGCCTCCGCCAGCCATCAAATCCTTTCCATCGAGGTGAGAGACCTGGGCATCGGAATGAGCGATGATGATTTCGCCGCCATCGCCCCCTTTCGCCGTTTTGTAAACTCCTACAGCGACGACATGGCGATGGGCGTGGGCCTCAGCATTGCCCGCAAGCTCGTCTCCAAAATGCAGGGAGAACTCACCCTCTCCCGCCGGAACCCGCACGGAGTGGCGGCACGCATCGAGTTACCCGCCTTTCCCCTAGGCATTCCGTCATGA
- a CDS encoding sensor histidine kinase produces the protein MRIESSLRSIVGENRRKNVEMNPREPLHASILPKPSQGSVSSSDLLAALDCAPDGISITAPSGRYIYVNQAHCRMFGYARSEQVLGRSWRMLFPAQFRSRITRDAMPALRQVGFWIGRLPGKHRDGSIITQQVALRLLPGRNVICMVFNATERFAGDDLRDRLFALSQGMLAVADTSGCIKQFNPAWSTLLGYDPEDIRDHSILEFVHPDDRDFTQAKLVKLREGRPTRSFVNRMCTKSGSHLWLNWSASSSPGDNLIFASAHDVTDTKRAESAVVAGIAQSCQTDQQQARFAAMASHELRTPLANIMLASQLLKNHFKELPEHLIEHLFGEIQSTIRDMTSTIDSLLFAGNVDMGRVDFRPAAVSSVQEFEILIRNAISQPSSRIVIIIREFDGEVLVDRALFAHVLRNLVENGLKYSPAPAPVHVIARVRSGRLSFFVADRGIGVPVVERRRLFEAFFRSSNVGSTPGFGLGLFIADRAARLHGGVIRYRPREGGGALFVVRLPMRRNTHREQGD, from the coding sequence ATGCGAATCGAATCTTCGTTAAGATCGATCGTTGGCGAAAATCGCCGGAAGAACGTTGAAATGAACCCGAGGGAGCCACTGCACGCGTCGATATTACCGAAGCCATCTCAAGGCTCGGTTTCGTCGTCGGATCTGCTTGCAGCCCTGGACTGCGCTCCGGATGGTATATCCATCACAGCTCCTTCTGGCAGATACATTTACGTCAATCAGGCTCATTGTCGCATGTTCGGATATGCGCGGTCCGAGCAGGTGCTCGGGCGTTCCTGGCGCATGCTCTTTCCGGCCCAGTTTCGCAGCCGGATTACCAGGGACGCCATGCCCGCCCTGAGGCAGGTGGGGTTCTGGATCGGACGGCTTCCGGGAAAACATAGGGATGGGTCAATTATTACACAACAGGTTGCTCTTAGACTTTTACCGGGCCGGAACGTTATTTGCATGGTCTTTAATGCAACCGAGCGCTTCGCTGGGGATGATTTGCGGGACCGGCTCTTTGCATTATCGCAGGGGATGCTTGCTGTGGCGGATACGTCCGGTTGCATCAAACAGTTCAATCCCGCCTGGAGTACGCTGCTCGGTTACGACCCCGAGGATATTCGGGATCACAGTATTCTGGAGTTCGTTCATCCAGATGACCGTGACTTTACTCAAGCCAAGCTCGTGAAGTTACGCGAGGGACGGCCGACGAGGAGTTTCGTCAACCGCATGTGCACAAAGTCCGGTTCGCATCTCTGGTTGAACTGGAGCGCCTCATCCTCGCCTGGCGACAATCTCATTTTTGCCAGCGCCCACGATGTCACGGATACGAAGCGGGCAGAATCTGCCGTAGTGGCTGGCATCGCGCAGTCTTGCCAGACGGATCAACAGCAGGCCCGGTTCGCCGCCATGGCCAGCCACGAACTGCGGACACCGCTGGCCAACATCATGCTCGCAAGTCAGCTCTTGAAAAACCACTTCAAGGAACTCCCGGAGCACCTGATTGAGCACCTGTTTGGCGAGATTCAATCCACTATCCGGGACATGACCTCCACCATCGACTCACTCCTTTTTGCTGGGAATGTGGACATGGGGCGCGTCGATTTTCGTCCTGCTGCAGTATCGAGTGTGCAGGAGTTTGAAATCCTGATCCGGAACGCCATCAGCCAACCCTCTTCGCGCATCGTTATTATCATCCGGGAGTTTGACGGTGAGGTGCTGGTAGACCGCGCTCTCTTTGCGCACGTGCTCCGGAATCTCGTGGAAAATGGCTTGAAGTACTCTCCGGCCCCGGCTCCTGTGCATGTCATTGCGCGGGTGAGGAGCGGACGCTTGAGTTTTTTTGTGGCAGATCGCGGCATTGGTGTTCCCGTGGTTGAGCGGAGGCGACTGTTCGAGGCATTCTTTCGATCATCCAATGTAGGGTCGACTCCCGGATTTGGCCTTGGCCTGTTCATTGCAGACCGCGCGGCCAGGTTGCACGGCGGGGTCATCCGGTACCGCCCGAGAGAAGGGGGTGGTGCATTGTTTGTCGTTCGTCTGCCGATGCGGCGCAACACTCATCGCGAGCAAGGCGACTAG
- a CDS encoding DUF4410 domain-containing protein yields MRYFLSLASVMVLTLTGCSSVGVYQLHQHKPAARTAPRTIFIQAYTIQPGALQLGDRPAAETARLGRDIQTSLASRTSREVSRHAAPAMVAAGGTIPAPGNWLIRGEIVQVDQGSRAKRAVVGLGAGRTHFRTNVSVFAVESGGMRRILSFRTRGSSGMEPGAALGVATGGASLVGTAAGTLAGSLPGVSSDVDRTAYETAAVLSTYLANQGLLSRSRQQVTPNFAGQVPSGFNVRRALPTPVRDAMDSH; encoded by the coding sequence ATGCGTTATTTCCTCTCTCTCGCCAGCGTGATGGTTTTGACCCTCACCGGGTGTAGTTCGGTGGGCGTTTATCAGCTGCATCAACACAAACCAGCGGCAAGAACAGCGCCGAGGACGATCTTTATCCAGGCCTACACAATCCAGCCGGGAGCGTTGCAACTAGGTGATCGCCCTGCGGCAGAGACCGCGAGGCTTGGACGCGATATCCAGACATCGCTTGCATCCCGCACTTCTCGCGAGGTCAGCCGCCATGCGGCTCCGGCGATGGTTGCCGCAGGGGGTACTATTCCGGCTCCGGGAAACTGGTTGATTCGCGGTGAGATCGTCCAGGTGGATCAAGGCAGCCGTGCGAAACGCGCGGTAGTGGGACTGGGAGCCGGACGGACACACTTCCGCACGAATGTCTCGGTATTTGCGGTGGAGAGTGGCGGCATGCGCAGGATTCTGAGTTTCCGCACGCGAGGGAGTTCAGGGATGGAACCAGGAGCAGCTTTGGGCGTAGCCACCGGTGGGGCTAGTCTCGTTGGCACAGCAGCGGGCACGCTGGCAGGAAGCCTGCCTGGCGTAAGCTCGGACGTGGATCGCACCGCGTATGAGACGGCAGCGGTGCTCTCGACCTATCTGGCCAACCAAGGGTTGCTGAGCAGATCCCGCCAGCAGGTGACACCAAACTTCGCCGGTCAGGTACCGTCGGGCTTTAACGTCCGGCGCGCATTGCCCACTCCGGTACGCGACGCCATGGATTCGCACTGA
- a CDS encoding PEP-CTERM sorting domain-containing protein has translation MACAIAALIGAGGMSKASAAPVIWSVDVDLPESGYLYFNIFTGYASTLPDPGYTYTYSIHNFAYNTTPPVIQTVLNSNNPADKVVVNGPECVSFGEGSEINGSEFYWSGGNLATYDPSRNPPYISNFTPEWTSYVGLKFSDAESNVYYGWASFIVQGDNTLVTLTGFGYESTPGAPATVGAVPEPSTVGLLALAGAGLTLAWRSRRRA, from the coding sequence ATGGCATGCGCGATAGCTGCGCTCATCGGCGCGGGCGGAATGAGCAAGGCATCTGCCGCTCCCGTCATTTGGTCGGTCGATGTGGATCTCCCCGAGTCCGGATACCTGTACTTCAACATCTTTACCGGATACGCCAGCACTCTGCCGGACCCAGGGTACACATATACCTACTCGATCCATAACTTCGCCTACAATACCACGCCGCCAGTCATCCAGACGGTCCTGAACTCCAACAATCCCGCAGACAAGGTGGTGGTAAATGGACCGGAATGCGTGAGCTTTGGCGAAGGCAGCGAAATCAACGGGAGCGAGTTTTACTGGAGCGGCGGAAATCTCGCGACCTACGATCCATCGCGGAATCCACCGTATATCTCGAATTTTACGCCAGAGTGGACCTCGTACGTCGGGCTGAAATTCAGCGATGCCGAGAGCAATGTCTATTATGGCTGGGCCAGCTTCATCGTACAGGGAGATAACACCCTGGTGACGCTGACGGGCTTCGGCTACGAATCGACACCCGGCGCTCCCGCGACAGTGGGGGCGGTACCGGAACCGTCGACGGTCGGGCTACTCGCCCTCGCCGGTGCGGGGCTGACCCTCGCGTGGCGGTCAAGACGGCGAGCCTGA
- a CDS encoding cation diffusion facilitator family transporter, which translates to MAVKTAVPSEQKVLSFSIVLSGCVALLGIVFGILSGSQSIVFDGIFSIVDVAMCVLVLFVSRLVTRNATPHFQYGFWHFEPLVAVLNGAIMLTVCIYGFINSCKSLLSGGNTVELGMASVYAIVVLAACAGMYLYERKVNVVLKSEFISIDMKSCIMSGAITLALFLSFALAEFLGWIGHAEFKPYADPAILMVITIGLSPIPMGILRRAVKEVFLIAPRDASRRIDEVMAGIRERHGIVDYRAYAAKSGRIHVIDISILVPEDWDRTVPQLDAIRSEIAAGLEQYATLDRWLTIAFTTRQQWL; encoded by the coding sequence ATGGCCGTAAAAACCGCCGTTCCCTCCGAGCAAAAGGTCCTCTCGTTTTCCATCGTCCTGAGCGGATGCGTCGCCCTGCTCGGCATCGTCTTCGGTATTCTCTCCGGATCGCAGTCCATCGTCTTTGACGGAATCTTTTCCATCGTCGATGTCGCCATGTGTGTGCTCGTGCTTTTTGTCTCGCGGCTGGTGACGCGCAATGCCACGCCGCATTTCCAGTACGGCTTCTGGCATTTCGAGCCGCTCGTCGCCGTGCTCAACGGCGCGATCATGCTCACCGTCTGCATCTACGGGTTTATCAATAGCTGCAAGAGCCTGCTCTCTGGCGGCAACACGGTCGAACTCGGCATGGCCTCGGTCTATGCCATCGTCGTGCTCGCCGCTTGCGCTGGCATGTACCTCTACGAACGCAAGGTCAACGTCGTGCTGAAGTCCGAGTTCATCAGCATCGACATGAAGAGCTGCATCATGTCGGGCGCGATCACGCTCGCGCTCTTCCTCAGCTTTGCCCTGGCGGAGTTCCTCGGCTGGATCGGCCATGCGGAGTTTAAGCCCTACGCCGACCCCGCCATCCTCATGGTCATCACCATCGGCCTGTCACCTATTCCCATGGGCATCCTGCGCCGCGCGGTGAAGGAGGTCTTTCTCATTGCCCCGCGCGATGCCTCCCGCCGCATCGACGAGGTCATGGCAGGGATCAGGGAACGCCACGGCATCGTCGACTACCGCGCCTACGCGGCGAAGTCCGGCCGCATCCACGTCATCGACATCAGCATCCTCGTCCCGGAGGACTGGGACCGCACTGTCCCGCAACTCGACGCCATTCGCAGCGAGATCGCCGCCGGGCTGGAACAATATGCCACCCTCGACCGCTGGCTCACCATCGCCTTTACCACCCGCCAGCAGTGGCTCTGA
- a CDS encoding YcxB family protein, whose translation MTIHCQITEEDYIRAQYLHVRPRPVFLAAGVLMVVAALTIIVLKLFVYPSTTSQPAPYVLFAVLVYLALRFFVIMPMSAKRIYREQKTLHDPYEVEITEETIRFASRHGGSSAAWRQLHKYKVGKDFILLYPSRETFHMFPRRWFSDEQFTEFQGILARHLKRG comes from the coding sequence ATGACCATTCACTGCCAGATCACGGAAGAGGACTACATCCGCGCCCAATACCTGCACGTGCGCCCGCGCCCGGTCTTCCTCGCCGCTGGCGTGCTCATGGTGGTGGCGGCGCTCACGATCATCGTGCTGAAGCTCTTCGTTTACCCCTCGACCACGTCGCAACCTGCGCCGTATGTGCTGTTTGCCGTGCTCGTGTACCTCGCGCTGCGGTTTTTTGTCATCATGCCAATGAGCGCAAAACGCATCTACCGCGAGCAGAAGACGCTGCACGACCCGTACGAGGTAGAGATCACGGAAGAAACAATACGCTTCGCCAGCCGTCATGGCGGCTCGAGCGCGGCGTGGCGGCAATTGCACAAGTACAAGGTCGGAAAGGATTTCATCCTCCTTTATCCCTCGCGGGAGACCTTTCACATGTTTCCCCGGCGGTGGTTCAGCGACGAACAGTTCACAGAGTTTCAGGGCATCCTCGCGCGGCACTTGAAGCGCGGCTAG
- a CDS encoding hydroxypyruvate isomerase family protein: MNPLKQSFSWWCFANRGLDPATLLRTARDIGYEGVDLIEEDLWPEVVNQGLRIAAVGGHASIESGMNLRENHARIEAELRANIAKAAKWQIPVLICFSGNRQPGVCGIDATAEILTRLAPEAADAGVTLAIELLNSKVDHAGYECDRTDWGVEVCRRVDSSAVALLYDIYHMQVMEGDLIRTIGEHHRHFAHYHTAGNPGRSQPDASQEIHYPPIYRAIQQTGFTGYIGHEFIPSGDVKTSLAEAFADCRRTTDR, translated from the coding sequence ATGAACCCGCTCAAGCAATCCTTCTCCTGGTGGTGCTTCGCCAACCGGGGACTCGATCCCGCTACGCTCCTGCGCACCGCGCGTGATATCGGCTACGAGGGCGTCGACCTCATCGAAGAGGACCTCTGGCCCGAGGTCGTGAACCAGGGGCTCCGCATTGCCGCCGTCGGCGGTCACGCCTCCATCGAGTCTGGAATGAACCTTCGCGAAAACCACGCCCGCATCGAGGCTGAGCTTCGCGCCAACATCGCCAAGGCCGCAAAGTGGCAGATCCCTGTCCTCATCTGCTTCTCCGGCAACCGCCAGCCCGGCGTGTGCGGCATTGACGCCACCGCCGAGATCCTCACCCGCCTCGCCCCCGAGGCTGCCGATGCCGGAGTGACGCTCGCCATCGAACTGCTCAACAGCAAGGTCGACCACGCTGGGTACGAATGCGACCGCACCGACTGGGGCGTCGAGGTTTGCCGCCGTGTTGACTCATCCGCTGTGGCGCTCCTCTACGACATCTACCATATGCAGGTCATGGAGGGAGATCTCATCCGCACCATCGGGGAACACCACCGCCATTTTGCCCACTACCACACGGCGGGCAACCCGGGTCGTAGCCAGCCCGATGCGAGCCAGGAGATTCACTACCCTCCCATCTATCGCGCCATCCAGCAGACTGGCTTCACCGGTTACATCGGCCACGAGTTCATCCCCTCGGGCGACGTAAAGACCTCCCTCGCCGAAGCCTTCGCCGACTGCCGCCGCACCACGGACAGGTGA
- a CDS encoding zinc-dependent alcohol dehydrogenase, with translation MTSASPSRLVFTGRQQVSLESFTLPELKPAEVRLRIERTLMSTGTENIVFNRHFDPGTHWDRWVKYPFYPGYTAVGVVEAVGSEVTALQPGDRVASRTGHASAVNAKASECFPIPAVLDWDEAVWFSLAKIAFHGASVARYTLGDSVLIIGAGPIGQMSTRWARAAGCASIIVADAVPDRMALASAGGASATIVGPIAEAKDAVVAACGGHLPRVVIDSTGNAAVFSAALSLAADRGTVVVLGDTGQPGSQTLTSDVIMRGLTIVGAHDGHNTTAWNNQSITELFFTLAATGRFPLDGLNTHRFTPAQCEEAYAVANRARARTMGIVFDWSAR, from the coding sequence ATGACCTCCGCCTCCCCATCAAGGCTTGTCTTCACCGGCAGGCAGCAAGTGTCACTGGAAAGTTTCACCCTCCCCGAGCTCAAACCCGCCGAGGTGCGGCTCCGCATCGAGCGCACGCTCATGAGCACGGGCACGGAGAACATCGTCTTCAACCGCCACTTCGACCCCGGCACGCATTGGGACCGCTGGGTAAAGTACCCGTTCTATCCCGGCTACACCGCCGTCGGTGTCGTCGAGGCCGTGGGTTCCGAGGTGACTGCACTTCAGCCCGGCGACCGCGTCGCGAGCCGCACCGGCCACGCCTCCGCCGTGAATGCCAAAGCCTCCGAGTGTTTCCCGATTCCCGCTGTCCTCGACTGGGACGAGGCCGTGTGGTTTTCCCTGGCCAAGATTGCCTTTCACGGAGCCTCCGTCGCCCGCTACACGCTCGGCGACAGCGTGCTCATCATCGGAGCTGGTCCCATCGGCCAGATGTCCACCCGCTGGGCGCGGGCAGCCGGGTGCGCCTCGATCATCGTGGCCGACGCCGTGCCGGATCGCATGGCCCTCGCCTCTGCGGGCGGGGCCTCTGCCACCATTGTCGGCCCCATCGCGGAGGCAAAGGACGCCGTAGTCGCTGCGTGCGGGGGACATCTCCCGCGCGTCGTCATTGACTCAACCGGCAACGCCGCCGTCTTTTCCGCCGCCCTCAGCCTTGCGGCGGATCGCGGCACGGTCGTCGTCCTCGGCGACACCGGCCAGCCCGGCAGCCAGACGCTCACATCCGATGTCATCATGCGCGGCCTCACCATCGTCGGCGCACACGATGGCCACAACACCACCGCCTGGAACAACCAGTCCATCACCGAGCTTTTCTTCACCCTGGCCGCAACCGGGCGATTCCCGCTCGACGGCCTCAACACCCACCGCTTCACTCCCGCCCAGTGCGAGGAGGCCTATGCCGTCGCCAACCGCGCCCGCGCCCGCACCATGGGCATCGTCTTCGACTGGTCCGCCCGCTAA
- a CDS encoding helix-turn-helix transcriptional regulator: MAKASHWAKFLERQAARPPLVFVHGMRHATPVQPRCPIHAHAELEIVYHPVGCGATTVDGCTVEFGEGSAMIHPPRQEHDQIMETEGEDLCVKIAAPRGGPAFPRECLFVPHIDDPALIEDLRLLAGVGAALQPAGQALCNLRATTALLSLVELACRNRDHEQASRAERCVTQAEEYLRERFATVESLREVAEAVGLSTDYLRHEFRRQRGCSLIDYVTTLRVDRARTLLVHSRLPLKQIATLCGFRDEYYFSRVFQRRTLTTPARYRAKAGA, encoded by the coding sequence ATGGCAAAGGCATCTCATTGGGCGAAATTTCTGGAGCGTCAGGCGGCACGGCCGCCGCTGGTGTTCGTGCACGGGATGCGTCACGCCACGCCGGTGCAACCGCGGTGCCCGATCCACGCCCATGCGGAGCTGGAGATCGTCTATCACCCGGTCGGGTGCGGCGCAACGACGGTCGATGGCTGCACGGTGGAGTTTGGCGAGGGCAGCGCGATGATTCATCCCCCGAGGCAGGAGCACGATCAGATCATGGAGACGGAGGGCGAGGATCTGTGCGTGAAAATCGCCGCCCCGCGCGGCGGCCCCGCCTTTCCCAGGGAGTGCCTGTTTGTGCCGCATATTGACGATCCCGCATTGATCGAGGACCTGCGGCTGCTGGCGGGCGTGGGGGCGGCGCTACAGCCCGCCGGGCAGGCGCTGTGCAACTTGCGGGCGACGACCGCGCTGCTCTCGCTGGTGGAGCTGGCCTGCCGGAACCGGGACCATGAGCAGGCCAGCCGCGCCGAGCGGTGCGTGACCCAGGCGGAGGAGTACCTGCGCGAGCGCTTTGCCACCGTGGAGTCGCTGCGCGAGGTGGCGGAGGCGGTGGGCCTGAGCACGGATTACCTGCGGCATGAGTTTCGCAGGCAGCGCGGGTGCAGCCTCATCGACTATGTGACGACGCTACGGGTAGACCGGGCAAGGACGCTGCTGGTTCACTCTCGCCTGCCGCTCAAGCAGATCGCCACGCTCTGCGGGTTTCGCGACGAGTATTACTTCTCCCGGGTCTTTCAGCGGCGCACGCTGACGACTCCCGCGCGATACAGAGCCAAAGCCGGTGCGTGA